A single window of Candidatus Angelobacter sp. DNA harbors:
- a CDS encoding tyrosine-type recombinase/integrase, giving the protein MRGLWRRNGKFYANLTVIDDLGRGSSSWVPLSGVTLDEARADYARLLTERDDDRLRPTGMVPTLGDYIGSTTAEPSGETNSGAATEAGDDDDDATAKRRKLATYTECLRVSGKRTSTINKDLGYLRRWKRELGHLRLNKIRPHHLSHVLTKLAGSDYSARTVNLYLIGVRGVLKAALRDGYLKPPLPFEGLAWQRVNQKARQLVTPSEIDQLCEVAPKVSRNGHQFVDYLRFLQYSGARRSEALRVRWQDVDFSSGHVTFGAEGDAKNREARHVDFNPRLETHLKEMWSRRQPDSQWLFPSPQRGDRDISTKTLMESLRLTRNAAGCVCQRCQRLTVGAAIRHCAHCKSRRVERREKVLPDKLRKFGFHDLRHHFISYAVMSGVDFMTIARWVGHKDGGILIGKVYGHLADEHRKAQAARLNFGPVVVAPPIANVQTK; this is encoded by the coding sequence GTGCGCGGTTTATGGCGGCGCAACGGGAAATTCTACGCCAATCTTACGGTTATCGACGATCTGGGCCGGGGCTCGTCGAGCTGGGTGCCTCTGAGCGGCGTCACGCTTGACGAGGCCAGGGCGGACTATGCCCGTCTCCTGACCGAGCGCGATGATGACCGGCTGCGGCCGACCGGGATGGTTCCCACCCTGGGCGATTACATCGGATCGACAACGGCGGAACCATCGGGTGAAACGAACTCCGGTGCGGCAACTGAAGCTGGCGACGACGACGATGACGCAACCGCCAAGCGGAGAAAACTTGCCACCTATACGGAGTGTCTGCGCGTCTCCGGCAAGCGCACGAGCACGATCAACAAGGATCTCGGATACCTTCGCCGTTGGAAAAGGGAGCTCGGCCATTTGCGGTTGAACAAAATCCGGCCCCATCACCTGAGCCACGTCCTGACCAAGCTCGCCGGTTCGGATTACTCCGCGCGCACGGTGAATCTTTATCTTATCGGCGTTCGTGGCGTGCTCAAGGCCGCGCTGCGGGACGGTTACCTTAAGCCGCCGCTCCCGTTTGAAGGTCTGGCCTGGCAGCGCGTGAATCAGAAGGCGCGACAACTGGTCACGCCTTCGGAGATCGACCAATTATGTGAAGTCGCGCCGAAAGTCAGCAGGAACGGGCATCAATTCGTGGACTACCTCCGCTTCCTGCAATACTCCGGCGCGCGTCGGTCTGAGGCGTTGCGGGTCCGGTGGCAGGACGTCGATTTTTCGAGCGGCCACGTAACCTTCGGCGCGGAAGGCGACGCCAAAAATCGCGAGGCGCGGCATGTGGACTTCAATCCGAGGCTCGAAACGCACCTGAAGGAAATGTGGAGCCGTCGCCAGCCCGACTCTCAATGGCTCTTCCCCAGTCCGCAACGCGGCGACAGGGACATTTCCACGAAAACCCTTATGGAATCTTTGCGGCTGACCCGCAATGCGGCCGGCTGTGTCTGCCAGCGTTGCCAGCGGCTCACAGTCGGGGCAGCGATCAGGCATTGCGCTCATTGCAAATCCAGGCGCGTTGAGAGAAGGGAGAAGGTCCTGCCGGACAAGCTCCGGAAGTTCGGTTTCCACGACCTGCGCCACCACTTCATCAGTTATGCGGTCATGTCGGGCGTGGACTTCATGACGATTGCCCGCTGGGTGGGCCATAAAGACGGCGGAATCCTGATCGGCAAGGTTTATGGGCACCTGGCCGACGAACACCGCAAGGCCCAGGCTGCACGGCTGAATTTCGGGCCGGTCGTCGTGGCGCCGCCGATAGCGAACGTTCAGACGAAATGA